The following coding sequences are from one Nicotiana tabacum cultivar K326 chromosome 1, ASM71507v2, whole genome shotgun sequence window:
- the LOC107782817 gene encoding dirigent protein-like has protein sequence MASKLLFAFICILLLSISAQSYTRRVRAPCKEMVFYFHDIVYNGENYKNATSTIIGAPEWGNRTIMASPNNFGDLIVFDDPITLDNNLHSTPVGRAQGMYFYDQMDTFSSWLGFSFVFNNTDYKGSLNFAGHDPLMNKTRDISIIGGTGDFFMARGIATLSTDAFEGSVYFRLRVHIKLYECWKLL, from the coding sequence ATGGCCTCTAAATTATTATTTGCATTTATCTGCATTCTTCTTCTCTCCATTTCTGCTCAGAGCTACACCCGTCGTGTTCGCGCTCCTTGCAAAGAAATGGTGTTTTACTTTCATGACATTGTTTACAATggtgaaaattataaaaatgcgaCTTCAACCATAATTGGCGCACCAGAATGGGGCAATAGGACCATAATGGCAAGTCCTAACAATTTTGGGGACTTGATTGTATTTGATGATCCAATTACACTCGACAACAATTTACACTCAACCCCAGTTGGAAGGGCACAAGGCATGTATTTTTACGATCAAATGGACACTTTTAGTTCTTGGCTTGGTTTCTCTTTTGTGTTTAATAATACAGATTATAAAGGAAGCTTGAATTTTGCTGGCCATGACCCTTTGATGAACAAAACTAGGGACATTTCAATAATTGGTGGAACTGGTGATTTTTTCATGGCTAGAGGAATAGCCACTTTGAGCACTGATGCATTTGAAGGAAGTGTTTATTTTCGACTTCGCGTCCACATTAAGTTGTACGAGTGTTGGAAATTACTCTAG